From Ruminococcus sp. HUN007, a single genomic window includes:
- a CDS encoding AEC family transporter: protein MNTVLLEQLIQLFMIMGAGYVLFKLKYIDVPFTQKLTRLLLDVTLPLMILASVMKDDGEKDYGKVGAVFIFSFALYVFMTVLSIVTVKLLHFPSKQQGIYMFMCMFSNTGFMGYPVINALFGSEAMIYAAVVNVFFNIFVFTVGIVMINYDGRKQKGSSSVTSLIDLKHLLTPGTLCSLAAVLLYFLPVHYPTVLTGFCSTIGGLTSGLAMLVIGATLAKIPVKSIFNDWHVYLFTVVRQVAFSFILWPLLKLTVSDDLIRAVMFILMIMPVGNTAVLLAGRYEKDEELAAKTVFVTTFVSIITIPLCLDILNVI, encoded by the coding sequence ATGAATACAGTTCTGCTGGAACAGCTTATCCAGCTTTTTATGATAATGGGTGCAGGGTATGTTCTTTTCAAACTTAAATACATTGATGTTCCGTTCACTCAGAAACTCACAAGGCTTCTGCTTGATGTAACTCTACCGCTTATGATACTTGCTTCAGTCATGAAAGACGACGGCGAGAAGGATTACGGTAAAGTAGGTGCAGTTTTCATTTTTTCGTTTGCTCTGTACGTGTTCATGACAGTTCTGAGTATAGTTACAGTCAAACTGCTTCATTTTCCTTCTAAGCAGCAGGGAATATACATGTTTATGTGCATGTTCTCAAACACCGGATTTATGGGATATCCGGTCATCAATGCGCTATTCGGTTCAGAAGCTATGATATATGCAGCTGTCGTCAACGTATTTTTCAATATTTTTGTTTTCACTGTCGGCATCGTTATGATAAACTATGACGGCAGAAAACAGAAGGGAAGCAGTTCTGTAACTTCTCTTATTGATTTGAAGCACCTTCTCACGCCGGGTACACTGTGCTCGCTTGCCGCTGTGCTTCTCTATTTCCTGCCGGTTCATTATCCGACAGTACTTACAGGATTCTGCAGTACAATAGGCGGTCTTACTTCCGGACTTGCAATGCTCGTGATAGGCGCGACACTTGCAAAGATACCGGTAAAGAGCATATTTAACGACTGGCATGTGTATTTATTTACTGTGGTACGTCAGGTGGCATTTTCATTTATACTATGGCCGCTTCTGAAACTTACAGTTAGTGATGACCTGATAAGAGCGGTAATGTTCATTCTTATGATAATGCCTGTCGGAAATACAGCAGTTCTTCTTGCCGGAAGATACGAAAAAGACGAGGAACTTGCTGCAAAGACGGTTTTTGTAACTACTTTCGTTTCAATTATAACGATCCCGTTATGTCTTGATATTCTGAATGTAATCTGA